From Nitrospirota bacterium, one genomic window encodes:
- a CDS encoding class GN sortase codes for MIGPGIKIKAMPLLALALVLLGLWQTGNGAWIYLKAELAQVLLQRAWAGTVAGQEHVTPWPWADTWPLARLTVPSKDIDLIVLNGAYGRTLAFGPGYLESSAAPGSRGTTILTGHRDTHFRFLQRLKVGDEIMLSTKNQQPHRYRVRSRAVVDVATASIRQDTDAPQLALVTCYPFDAISPGGPLRYVVMAEEETF; via the coding sequence GTGATTGGACCAGGCATCAAGATCAAGGCGATGCCTCTCCTGGCTCTCGCCTTGGTCCTGCTCGGTCTGTGGCAGACGGGAAACGGCGCTTGGATCTACCTCAAGGCTGAACTGGCCCAAGTCCTGTTGCAACGGGCTTGGGCCGGTACGGTAGCAGGCCAAGAACATGTGACACCCTGGCCCTGGGCCGATACCTGGCCTCTGGCCCGGCTCACGGTTCCATCGAAGGATATCGATCTCATTGTGTTGAACGGCGCCTACGGGCGAACCCTGGCATTTGGACCAGGCTATTTGGAATCGAGCGCCGCTCCCGGTTCGAGAGGGACGACAATTCTCACCGGCCATCGCGATACGCATTTTCGATTTTTGCAGCGATTGAAGGTAGGCGACGAGATTATGCTCTCGACCAAGAACCAACAGCCGCATCGGTATCGCGTCAGAAGCAGGGCCGTCGTGGATGTGGCCACCGCGTCGATCCGGCAGGACACAGACGCGCCGCAACTCGCGCTGGTGACCTGTTATCCCTTCGATGCAATCAGCCCAGGCGGACCGCTCCGCTATGTGGTGATGGCAGAGGAAGAAACGTTCTGA